A single Paraburkholderia sp. FT54 DNA region contains:
- a CDS encoding HlyD family secretion protein: MDYVINKCLSVEVLSNPTRAKRFSGAAFSLLLIALLSGCSRHDAATYQGYVEGEFVYLGSSQAGKLTALSVSRGQTVKANASLFSLESDDEAHALAQAQQQLAAARAQLADIQTGKRVPEVDVNRAQLSEAVANARKAALQLTRDEAQYSAGGIAKAQLDDSRANADSTAAQVRELSHQVEVARLPARSQQIIAQEAQVAAADAVVAQARWKLDQKRVSAPAEGLVYDTLYRQGEWVPAGNPIVQMLPPQNVKVRFFVPETIVGQLALNRRVILHCDGCPADVPAKITYVSSEAEYTPPVIYSNESRAKLVFMIEAHPSIADATKLHPGQPVSVVLQ; this comes from the coding sequence ATGGATTACGTAATAAATAAATGTCTCTCGGTGGAAGTTTTGTCAAACCCCACGCGGGCGAAACGATTTTCCGGCGCGGCATTTTCCCTGCTGCTCATCGCCCTGTTGTCGGGCTGCTCGCGGCATGACGCCGCGACCTACCAAGGCTATGTCGAAGGTGAATTTGTCTACCTTGGCTCTTCGCAAGCCGGCAAGCTCACAGCGTTGTCGGTCTCTCGCGGACAAACGGTCAAGGCGAACGCCTCGCTATTTTCTCTCGAATCCGACGACGAGGCCCATGCGCTCGCCCAGGCGCAGCAGCAACTCGCGGCAGCCCGCGCCCAACTCGCCGATATCCAGACCGGCAAGCGCGTGCCCGAGGTCGACGTCAACCGTGCGCAGCTCTCCGAGGCCGTCGCCAACGCCCGCAAGGCCGCGCTGCAACTGACGCGGGACGAAGCCCAATATAGCGCAGGCGGCATCGCAAAAGCTCAACTCGACGATTCGCGCGCCAACGCCGACTCCACCGCCGCGCAGGTTCGGGAGTTGAGCCATCAAGTCGAAGTGGCTCGCCTGCCGGCCCGTTCGCAACAGATCATCGCACAGGAAGCGCAAGTCGCCGCCGCCGATGCCGTGGTTGCGCAGGCCCGATGGAAGCTCGATCAGAAACGCGTGAGTGCTCCAGCAGAAGGCCTTGTCTATGACACGCTCTATCGCCAGGGTGAATGGGTGCCCGCCGGCAATCCGATCGTTCAGATGTTGCCGCCGCAGAATGTCAAAGTGCGCTTCTTTGTTCCGGAGACGATCGTCGGGCAACTGGCACTCAATCGCCGCGTGATCCTGCATTGCGACGGCTGCCCGGCTGACGTGCCCGCGAAAATCACTTACGTGTCGAGCGAAGCCGAATACACGCCGCCCGTCATCTATAGCAACGAAAGCCGTGCCAAGCTCGTGTTCATGATCGAAGCCCACCCGTCGATCGCGGACGCGACGAAGCTTCATCCGGGCCAACCTGTCTCGGTGGTACTGCAATGA
- a CDS encoding ABC transporter ATP-binding protein codes for MNDDSQHYVIDVHELNKHFGNKHVVNNVSLQVGRGEIFGFLGPNGSGKTTSIRLMCGLLTPDSGRGTCLGYDILRESEQIKRNVGYMTQRFSYWEDLTIRENLDFVARIYQMRNRREAVDRSLESLGLQTRANQLTGSLSGGWKQRLALAACMLHEPKLLLLDEPTAGVDPTARRDFWEELHRLAATGISVLVSTHYMDEAERCHKLAYIAYGKMLARGTSSEVIESQGLSTWSIHGEHLSKLSEQLRTTPGVDQTVVFGSALHVSGRAHEALEVAVRQAVAGTSLRIEPIDTGLEDVFIYLMSHSKDNFGAPS; via the coding sequence ATGAACGACGACTCTCAACACTACGTGATCGACGTGCATGAGCTAAACAAGCACTTCGGCAACAAGCACGTCGTCAACAACGTCTCGTTGCAGGTCGGCCGCGGCGAAATCTTCGGCTTTCTCGGGCCCAACGGCAGCGGCAAGACGACGTCCATTCGCCTCATGTGCGGACTGCTCACGCCGGATTCGGGTCGCGGCACCTGCCTCGGCTATGACATTCTGCGTGAGAGCGAGCAGATCAAACGTAACGTCGGGTACATGACCCAACGCTTTTCCTATTGGGAAGACCTGACCATCCGCGAGAATCTCGACTTCGTTGCGCGCATCTACCAGATGCGTAACCGGCGCGAAGCGGTGGATCGCTCACTGGAATCGCTCGGCCTGCAAACGCGCGCGAACCAGCTGACCGGCTCCCTATCGGGCGGCTGGAAACAGCGGCTCGCGCTTGCTGCGTGCATGCTGCACGAGCCGAAACTGCTGTTGCTCGATGAGCCTACCGCCGGCGTGGATCCCACTGCAAGGCGCGACTTCTGGGAAGAACTGCACCGACTCGCCGCCACCGGCATATCAGTGCTCGTCAGTACCCACTACATGGACGAAGCGGAACGCTGTCACAAGCTCGCCTATATCGCGTACGGAAAGATGCTCGCACGCGGCACTTCAAGCGAGGTGATCGAATCACAGGGTCTGTCGACGTGGTCCATCCACGGCGAACACCTGAGCAAGCTATCCGAGCAGCTTCGCACGACGCCCGGCGTCGACCAGACCGTCGTGTTCGGCTCCGCGCTGCACGTCAGCGGACGCGCTCACGAAGCGCTCGAAGTCGCGGTACGGCAAGCGGTCGCCGGAACCTCGCTGCGCATCGAACCGATCGACACGGGACTGGAGGATGTGTTCATCTATCTGATGAGCCATTCGAAAGACAACTTCGGGGCGCCGTCATGA
- a CDS encoding ABC transporter permease, which produces MKNRTVFSVTRWWSIVLKEFLQLRRDRVTFGMIVGLPIIQLALFGFAINTDPKHLPTAVIIHDQSEFSRSFVMAMTNSAYFDIVETLPDEEAGRRALAQGKVQFVLNVPVDFSRKLLRGEHPSLLVEADATDPTATNTAVSALPKLVQPVADKDLRGALAHLNGTQNAFDVQVHNLYNPEGVTQYNVVPGLMGVILTMTLVMMTGLAVTRERERGTMENLLATPVLPIEVMTGKIVPYVVIGLIQASIILAATRYVFHVPFVGSALAIYLTALLFIAANLTVGITLSSLAQNQLQAMQLTVFYFLPNILLSGFMFPFAGMPAWARFIGNLLPLTYFNRLIRGILLKGNGWTDLWPSVWPMALFTAIVMAIALRFYRRTLD; this is translated from the coding sequence ATGAAGAATCGCACCGTATTTTCCGTGACACGCTGGTGGAGCATTGTCCTCAAGGAATTCCTTCAACTGAGGCGCGACCGCGTCACCTTCGGCATGATCGTCGGGCTGCCGATCATCCAGCTTGCGCTGTTCGGCTTCGCGATCAATACCGACCCGAAGCATCTGCCAACGGCCGTCATCATTCATGACCAGAGCGAGTTCTCCCGCAGCTTCGTGATGGCGATGACGAACTCAGCCTATTTCGACATCGTCGAAACCTTGCCTGACGAGGAGGCCGGCCGCCGCGCGCTCGCTCAGGGCAAGGTGCAATTCGTCCTCAATGTGCCGGTGGATTTCTCGCGCAAGTTGCTGCGAGGCGAGCACCCGTCGCTATTGGTCGAAGCCGACGCGACCGACCCCACCGCAACCAACACCGCCGTCAGCGCGCTGCCGAAACTCGTTCAACCGGTCGCCGACAAGGACCTGAGGGGTGCGCTCGCGCACCTGAACGGCACGCAAAACGCATTCGACGTGCAGGTTCACAACCTCTACAACCCCGAGGGCGTTACGCAGTACAACGTCGTGCCCGGGCTGATGGGCGTGATCCTGACCATGACGCTCGTCATGATGACCGGTCTCGCCGTGACGCGTGAACGCGAGCGCGGCACGATGGAAAACCTGCTCGCCACGCCCGTTCTGCCGATCGAAGTGATGACCGGCAAGATCGTGCCCTATGTCGTCATCGGGCTCATTCAGGCATCCATCATTCTCGCCGCGACGCGCTACGTTTTTCACGTTCCGTTTGTCGGCAGCGCGCTGGCCATCTATCTCACGGCGCTGCTTTTCATCGCGGCGAATCTGACAGTGGGCATCACGCTTTCTTCGCTCGCACAAAACCAGTTGCAGGCAATGCAGCTCACCGTCTTCTACTTCCTGCCCAACATCCTGCTCTCAGGCTTCATGTTCCCTTTCGCGGGCATGCCGGCGTGGGCGCGGTTTATCGGCAACCTCTTGCCGCTGACCTATTTCAACAGGCTGATTCGCGGCATTTTGCTCAAAGGCAATGGCTGGACTGACCTATGGCCCTCAGTGTGGCCAATGGCGCTCTTCACTGCGATCGTCATGGCCATTGCATTGCGCTTCTACCGGCGCACGCTCGACTAG
- a CDS encoding efflux transporter outer membrane subunit translates to MKRFAFLCSLVLGGCAVGPDFHAPAAPDTQIYTRSADPSRTVSAGGADGSAQTFTAADAPLPMWWQQFHSAEIDRLVEQALNRSPTLAQARAKLIEARENYNAQAGATRFPSVDAQISGTRQQVDLAAFGIPHVENPGPFSLFSAAVTVSYTFDVFGGNRRALEATLAQVDYEAFELDAARLAIAGNVVSTAVRRASLQQQVVLTQRLADAQAQQLGIMEARFAAGGVSQLDVNSQRTLLAQTRASLPPLATQLAQADHQLAILVGDAPSKADFDHLTLDSLHLPTEIPVTLPSTLARQRPDIRASEALLHQASANVGVATANLYPQFSLSAGIGSERTSIQDIVNGLNIWNIGLNLTQPIFHGGELHAKKRAVQAAYEAALASYQQTVLQALQQVANALTALHNDAHELHARDDAARHAQANLDIARAQYSAGGVSQFSLLDTQRQALQTALDQTQAQAARLSDTAALFQSLGSGQNDFTLGSAP, encoded by the coding sequence ATGAAACGCTTCGCTTTCCTGTGTTCACTCGTGCTGGGCGGTTGCGCGGTGGGACCGGACTTTCACGCACCCGCGGCACCGGACACGCAAATCTACACGCGTAGCGCCGATCCGTCTCGCACGGTGTCGGCCGGCGGCGCCGATGGTTCGGCGCAAACCTTCACGGCAGCGGATGCGCCGCTGCCGATGTGGTGGCAGCAGTTTCACTCGGCGGAGATCGACCGTCTCGTCGAGCAGGCGCTCAATCGAAGCCCTACCCTGGCGCAAGCCCGCGCAAAGCTGATCGAGGCGCGCGAAAACTACAACGCCCAGGCGGGCGCAACACGATTCCCGAGCGTCGACGCGCAGATTTCCGGAACGCGTCAACAGGTCGATCTCGCGGCTTTCGGCATTCCGCACGTCGAGAATCCCGGGCCGTTTTCGCTATTCAGTGCGGCAGTGACGGTGTCCTATACATTCGACGTTTTCGGCGGCAATCGGCGGGCGCTCGAAGCCACGTTGGCGCAGGTCGACTATGAGGCGTTCGAACTCGATGCGGCGCGGTTGGCCATTGCGGGCAACGTGGTGTCGACGGCGGTACGGCGCGCTTCGTTGCAGCAACAGGTGGTGCTGACGCAGCGTCTCGCGGATGCGCAGGCGCAGCAGCTCGGCATCATGGAGGCAAGGTTCGCCGCTGGCGGCGTGTCACAACTCGACGTGAATAGCCAGCGCACGCTGCTCGCGCAGACGCGCGCGTCGCTGCCGCCGCTTGCGACGCAACTCGCGCAGGCGGACCACCAGCTTGCCATTCTGGTTGGCGATGCGCCGTCCAAAGCGGATTTCGATCACCTCACGCTGGACTCGCTTCATCTTCCGACTGAGATACCCGTCACGCTGCCGTCGACGCTGGCCCGGCAACGTCCTGACATTCGCGCTTCTGAAGCACTACTGCACCAGGCGAGCGCAAACGTGGGCGTCGCGACAGCGAACCTGTACCCACAGTTTTCCCTATCGGCGGGCATCGGCTCGGAACGCACCAGCATTCAGGACATTGTGAATGGCCTGAACATCTGGAATATTGGCCTGAATCTGACGCAGCCCATTTTTCATGGCGGCGAACTTCATGCGAAGAAACGTGCTGTTCAGGCGGCCTATGAGGCTGCGCTCGCGAGCTATCAGCAAACAGTGCTTCAGGCCTTGCAGCAGGTTGCAAACGCGTTGACGGCATTGCATAACGACGCACACGAACTACATGCCCGCGACGACGCCGCCAGGCACGCTCAAGCGAACCTCGATATTGCGCGTGCGCAGTATTCCGCGGGTGGCGTTAGCCAGTTCAGTCTGCTCGATACGCAACGTCAGGCGTTGCAGACCGCTCTCGATCAGACGCAAGCACAGGCTGCGCGGTTAAGCGACACGGCGGCGCTCTTCCAGTCACTGGGCAGCGGCCAAAACGACTTCACTCTAGGAAGCGCGCCGTGA
- a CDS encoding HPP family protein, with protein sequence MSRYALIRWLSSFAPHPVAVRWPERLRSCLGALLGIAFTGGTMHVLLGPAANIPLLVAPMGASAVLLFAVPASPLAQPWSIIGGNIVSATVGVACASWIADPVGAAALAVALAICAMFALRCVHPPSGAVALTAVLGGPAVHALGYRFVAEPIAIQSATLLCAAIIYHAATGHRYPHVAQRSSGTGPAASASASSEGFTRADLEAVLNRRGELLDIDTDDLESLLRDVQLQAYARTFNELTCADIMSRSLVAVSATTRASAAWRLLKQRRIKALPVTDERQHVIGIVTRADLVDKRALGKAAGSSSPMRRWFRRSVTPAPLVGALMNVDVHTVDATTPIVELVPVFANYGHHHIPVVDAQQRLAGMITQADLIAGLYRQAYARQRHVA encoded by the coding sequence TTGTCACGCTACGCTCTCATCCGCTGGCTTTCCAGCTTCGCCCCCCATCCCGTTGCCGTCAGGTGGCCGGAGCGCCTGAGGTCTTGTCTCGGCGCCTTGCTTGGGATTGCGTTCACTGGCGGGACAATGCACGTCCTTCTCGGCCCGGCGGCCAACATTCCGCTCCTCGTAGCGCCAATGGGCGCATCGGCCGTGCTGCTGTTCGCGGTTCCCGCCAGTCCGCTTGCGCAACCGTGGTCGATTATCGGTGGCAATATTGTTTCCGCTACGGTTGGGGTTGCCTGTGCAAGCTGGATCGCCGATCCGGTGGGCGCGGCCGCTTTGGCCGTCGCGCTGGCGATCTGTGCGATGTTTGCGCTGCGCTGCGTTCACCCGCCCTCGGGCGCAGTCGCGCTGACCGCGGTCCTCGGCGGTCCGGCGGTGCATGCGCTGGGCTACCGTTTCGTGGCCGAACCGATTGCGATCCAGTCGGCGACGCTGCTGTGCGCTGCCATCATTTACCACGCTGCTACCGGGCATCGATACCCGCACGTCGCCCAGCGGAGTTCCGGCACAGGACCGGCAGCCTCGGCTTCGGCATCGAGCGAAGGTTTCACGCGCGCGGACCTCGAGGCAGTCCTGAACCGGCGCGGTGAATTGCTCGATATCGACACGGACGATCTGGAATCCCTGCTGCGCGATGTTCAGTTGCAGGCCTACGCCCGTACGTTCAACGAACTGACCTGTGCGGACATCATGTCGCGGTCTCTCGTCGCCGTGTCTGCAACCACGAGAGCTTCCGCCGCCTGGCGTCTGCTGAAACAGCGCCGCATCAAGGCACTTCCGGTCACTGACGAGAGGCAGCATGTGATCGGCATCGTGACCCGCGCCGACCTCGTCGACAAACGGGCGTTGGGCAAAGCGGCCGGTTCGTCCTCCCCAATGCGACGCTGGTTCAGGCGCAGCGTCACGCCAGCGCCGCTGGTCGGCGCCCTGATGAACGTGGACGTCCATACCGTCGACGCGACGACGCCCATCGTCGAGCTGGTGCCGGTGTTCGCGAACTACGGGCACCACCATATCCCGGTTGTGGACGCGCAACAGCGACTTGCCGGAATGATCACGCAGGCCGATCTCATCGCGGGACTGTATCGCCAGGCTTACGCCAGGCAGCGACACGTGGCATAG
- a CDS encoding MarR family winged helix-turn-helix transcriptional regulator, translating to MKTLTRGLTKANFEQLSEFRYQMRRFERFSEQAAQGEGITPLQYLLLLHIKGYPERDWATVGELAERLQAQHHGVVALVSRCEALDLVRRKVSETDRRQVEVHLLKAGEQVLARLAEMHRAELKSLKGAFNVPQIDI from the coding sequence ATGAAGACACTCACGCGCGGCTTGACCAAGGCGAACTTCGAGCAACTGTCCGAGTTTCGCTACCAGATGCGGCGCTTCGAGCGTTTTTCTGAACAGGCTGCCCAGGGCGAAGGCATCACGCCGTTGCAGTATCTCCTGCTCCTGCATATCAAGGGCTATCCGGAGCGCGACTGGGCGACCGTCGGCGAGCTTGCGGAACGGCTTCAGGCGCAGCATCACGGCGTGGTCGCGCTCGTGTCCCGCTGCGAGGCGCTCGATCTCGTCCGCAGAAAGGTCAGCGAGACCGACCGCCGCCAGGTCGAGGTTCATCTGTTGAAAGCAGGCGAACAGGTGCTCGCCCGTCTCGCCGAGATGCACCGTGCCGAGTTGAAATCGCTCAAAGGCGCCTTTAATGTCCCTCAGATCGATATTTGA
- a CDS encoding chloride channel protein, translated as MSPDTHKRDFSLNARLPGISALAAAIGALSTLAAFVLLSLIHLFTNLFFFGQFSFADRSPAVNTLGVWVVVIPVIGGLIVGLMARYGSEKIRGHGIPEAIEAILFGKSRMSPKVAILKPLSSGIVIGSGGPFGAEGPIIMTGGALGSLIAQCVKVTSAERKTLLVAGAAAGMTAVFGTPVAAVLLAVELLLFEWRPRSFLPVALACAVAGFARAAFFGTGPLFPLETAPPGALSLLSCVIAGLLSGALASGLSAALYKVEDLFGKLPIHWMWWPAFGGLVVGVGGFLEPRALGVGYDVIGDLLHQHIAIQIALAILIVKAVIWVVALGSGTSGGVLAPLLMLGAGLGVLLGHVLPGGEPALWPLVCMAATLGATLGAPLTAIVFAFGLTHDSNALLPLLAATLIAHGFATVVMKRSIMTEKIARRGYHIYREYGVDPLERHHVDEVMSRAVKTIDGDLSVAEALATYFGATQTHRAYPVVRQGALLGVVDRAVLETIRDGEAQIALDSRLADVLRHRSPAFALPGETCRLVATRLAVHGLERLAVVTDSATLQLVGIVSRSDLVKPSLAHFDEEHKKERFRRLRVHTGKRHFPPVP; from the coding sequence ATGAGTCCCGATACTCATAAGCGCGATTTTTCCCTAAACGCGCGGCTTCCTGGCATTTCCGCACTCGCCGCAGCGATCGGCGCCCTCAGCACGCTCGCGGCGTTCGTGCTGCTGAGCCTGATTCATCTCTTCACCAATCTGTTTTTCTTCGGGCAATTTTCGTTTGCGGACCGTTCACCCGCGGTAAACACATTGGGTGTCTGGGTGGTGGTCATCCCCGTGATCGGCGGCCTGATTGTCGGTCTGATGGCGCGTTACGGCTCGGAGAAGATTCGCGGACACGGCATTCCGGAAGCGATCGAAGCGATCCTGTTTGGCAAGAGCCGCATGTCGCCGAAGGTGGCGATTCTCAAGCCATTGTCGTCCGGCATCGTGATCGGCAGCGGCGGCCCGTTCGGCGCGGAAGGTCCAATCATCATGACAGGCGGCGCACTGGGATCACTGATCGCGCAGTGCGTGAAGGTCACGTCCGCGGAACGCAAGACGCTGTTGGTAGCCGGCGCAGCTGCGGGCATGACGGCGGTGTTCGGCACGCCGGTGGCGGCCGTGCTGCTGGCCGTCGAGTTGCTGCTGTTCGAATGGCGCCCGCGCAGTTTTCTGCCGGTCGCGCTCGCGTGTGCCGTCGCGGGTTTTGCGCGCGCGGCATTCTTCGGCACCGGCCCGCTGTTTCCGCTTGAAACCGCGCCGCCCGGCGCGCTGTCGCTGCTGTCCTGCGTCATCGCGGGTCTGCTTTCCGGCGCGCTCGCCTCGGGTTTGTCGGCCGCGCTTTATAAAGTCGAGGACCTGTTCGGCAAGCTGCCCATCCATTGGATGTGGTGGCCCGCATTCGGCGGACTGGTCGTCGGCGTCGGCGGCTTTCTCGAACCGCGTGCGCTGGGCGTCGGTTACGACGTAATCGGCGACCTGTTGCATCAGCACATTGCCATCCAGATCGCGCTGGCGATCCTCATCGTAAAGGCTGTCATCTGGGTCGTGGCGCTGGGCTCGGGTACCTCGGGCGGCGTCCTTGCTCCGTTGCTCATGCTGGGCGCCGGACTCGGGGTCCTGCTCGGCCATGTGCTGCCGGGCGGCGAACCGGCTCTGTGGCCGCTCGTCTGCATGGCGGCCACGCTCGGCGCCACGCTCGGTGCACCGTTGACCGCCATCGTGTTCGCATTCGGTCTGACGCACGACAGCAACGCGCTGCTGCCGCTGCTCGCCGCGACGCTGATCGCGCACGGGTTTGCAACGGTCGTCATGAAGCGCTCCATCATGACCGAGAAAATTGCCCGGCGCGGTTATCACATTTATCGGGAATACGGTGTCGATCCCCTCGAGCGCCACCATGTCGACGAGGTGATGTCGCGCGCGGTCAAGACGATCGATGGCGACTTGTCCGTGGCAGAGGCGCTGGCAACGTACTTCGGTGCGACGCAGACACATCGCGCGTATCCGGTCGTGCGTCAAGGCGCGCTGCTGGGCGTCGTCGATCGCGCGGTGCTGGAGACAATCCGCGATGGCGAGGCGCAAATTGCGCTCGACTCGCGACTCGCCGATGTGTTGCGCCACCGCTCACCCGCTTTTGCGTTGCCAGGTGAAACCTGCCGCCTCGTCGCAACGCGGCTTGCGGTGCACGGTCTCGAACGGTTGGCCGTGGTTACCGATTCCGCAACGTTGCAACTGGTCGGCATCGTGTCGCGCAGTGATCTGGTCAAGCCGTCGCTTGCGCACTTCGACGAAGAGCACAAGAAAGAGCGGTTCCGTCGCTTGCGAGTGCACACCGGCAAGCGGCATTTCCCGCCGGTTCCGTAA
- a CDS encoding DUF4142 domain-containing protein: MKMISVALFSALALTGLPCWAQSAGPTDPQIAAIVVTANQVDIDAGKLAESKTKSKDVKAFAQRMVTDHSGVNKAATDLVRKLGVSPEDNPTSQSLKQGGDANLANLKSLKGAPFDRAYIDHEVAYHENVLDALDKTLIPDAQNAELKALLVKVRPAFVAHLEHARHLQTALGKSGE, encoded by the coding sequence ATGAAGATGATCAGCGTAGCACTGTTCAGCGCACTCGCGCTTACCGGCCTTCCGTGCTGGGCGCAGAGCGCCGGTCCCACCGATCCGCAGATCGCAGCTATCGTCGTGACGGCCAATCAGGTGGATATCGACGCGGGTAAGCTCGCGGAATCGAAAACGAAGTCGAAGGATGTCAAAGCGTTTGCGCAGCGCATGGTCACCGATCACAGCGGCGTCAACAAAGCCGCCACCGACCTCGTGCGCAAGCTGGGCGTGTCGCCGGAAGACAATCCGACGAGCCAGAGTCTCAAGCAGGGCGGCGATGCGAACCTCGCGAATCTGAAGTCGCTCAAAGGCGCGCCATTCGACCGGGCGTATATCGACCACGAGGTCGCCTATCACGAGAACGTTCTCGACGCGCTGGACAAGACGTTGATTCCAGACGCGCAGAACGCGGAACTGAAGGCGCTCCTCGTCAAGGTGCGGCCGGCCTTTGTCGCGCATCTCGAGCACGCCAGGCATTTGCAGACTGCGCTGGGCAAGAGCGGTGAATAG
- a CDS encoding cupredoxin family copper-binding protein, translating to MCTSDFVRACTFLAIVATSLAGVSNAAAKTYLIVIEQMRFDPPVLTVHRGDRVMWVNKDLFPHTASAMSKAFDSREIAPNASWTYVARETGSYSYLCTLHATMRGTVIVK from the coding sequence ATGTGTACAAGTGATTTCGTCCGCGCCTGCACTTTTCTTGCGATTGTTGCGACGTCACTGGCCGGCGTGTCCAACGCCGCGGCGAAAACCTATCTGATCGTGATCGAGCAGATGCGTTTCGATCCGCCGGTGCTCACGGTGCATCGCGGAGATCGTGTGATGTGGGTCAACAAGGATCTGTTTCCCCACACGGCGAGCGCCATGTCGAAAGCTTTCGATTCACGCGAAATCGCGCCGAATGCATCGTGGACCTATGTGGCGCGGGAGACCGGCAGCTATTCGTATCTGTGCACCCTGCACGCCACGATGCGTGGCACAGTGATCGTGAAATGA
- a CDS encoding RNA polymerase sigma factor: MTDIAEAHSSYAADDERETLRRIVAGDRSAFELLMRRHNRRLYCLARATLRDAAEAEDALQAAYLSAYRSIARFRGDAALLTWLSRLVLNECYGRLRRAARRQNVIPMVDANTHVDIDAMIAQDSDSPEKAAARAELRTLLERKLDELPEVFRVVFVLRSVEEMSVEETAQCLDIPEATVRSRHFRAKSLLRESLAHEIDLAERDVFEFGGAHCDRVVANVLRRLADEDDQPFTSG; encoded by the coding sequence ATGACGGACATCGCTGAAGCACACTCAAGCTATGCCGCGGACGACGAACGCGAAACACTCCGCCGCATCGTCGCGGGAGATCGATCGGCGTTCGAGCTGCTGATGCGTCGGCACAACCGGCGCCTGTATTGTCTGGCGCGCGCCACGCTGCGTGACGCGGCGGAAGCCGAAGACGCGCTGCAGGCGGCGTATCTGTCAGCCTACCGATCGATCGCCCGGTTTCGTGGCGATGCCGCGCTTCTCACCTGGCTGTCCCGTCTGGTGCTAAACGAATGCTATGGACGCCTGCGCCGCGCCGCTCGTCGTCAGAACGTGATTCCGATGGTGGACGCCAACACTCACGTCGATATCGATGCCATGATCGCGCAAGATTCCGATTCGCCAGAGAAAGCGGCCGCGCGCGCCGAGTTGCGAACATTGCTCGAACGCAAGCTGGATGAATTGCCGGAAGTCTTTCGCGTTGTGTTCGTGCTGCGTTCGGTCGAGGAAATGAGCGTCGAGGAGACCGCGCAATGTCTCGACATCCCGGAAGCGACGGTGCGTAGCCGGCATTTCCGCGCAAAGAGCCTGCTGCGCGAATCATTGGCGCACGAGATCGATCTCGCCGAGCGCGACGTCTTCGAATTCGGTGGCGCGCATTGCGACCGGGTGGTCGCCAACGTACTACGCCGGCTAGCCGACGAGGATGATCAGCCGTTCACTTCCGGTTGA
- a CDS encoding glycosyltransferase family 4 protein, which produces MRVFHLVLAPRLSGAEVLAKDLALDQCAEGMAVCVASLLPPHEDFAPLRNGLESHGVQCFFPERRHRPFVKLCHLFGAVRRFHPDVIFAHATIPSFYARALPLRVPVVYVMHSATNDFERPLFRRVEHVLSGRARMVISVSEQGVTDYVQAIGPHPSMTVVPNGVDLARFAFTDGVEREGRAPQVVQIGRYAAVKNQLLTVRAFSEVLKQEKEARLVLYGVIEDPDYQRAVIALAKTLGIAERVAVAGPRTDVATVLSESNVFVMPSQSEAHSVAFLEALASGVPIVASKIPAFAFASGFPGVQLVDTGNVQCYAEAVIVALGQARAERSLVGLTLRDTADRYRAIARQVSLAVSAR; this is translated from the coding sequence ATGCGCGTTTTTCACCTGGTTCTTGCGCCGCGTCTGTCGGGAGCTGAAGTCCTGGCCAAGGACCTTGCGCTCGATCAGTGTGCCGAGGGCATGGCGGTGTGCGTGGCTTCGCTGTTGCCGCCGCATGAGGATTTCGCGCCCTTGCGGAACGGCCTGGAAAGCCACGGTGTGCAATGCTTCTTTCCCGAGCGGCGTCATCGTCCGTTCGTCAAGTTGTGCCATCTGTTCGGCGCCGTGCGGCGGTTTCATCCCGATGTGATCTTCGCGCACGCGACCATTCCGTCGTTTTACGCGCGCGCGTTGCCGCTGCGCGTGCCGGTGGTCTACGTCATGCATTCGGCGACCAACGACTTCGAGCGGCCGCTGTTCAGGCGCGTCGAACATGTCCTGTCGGGACGTGCCAGGATGGTGATCAGTGTTTCGGAGCAGGGCGTGACGGACTACGTGCAGGCCATCGGGCCGCACCCTTCGATGACCGTCGTGCCGAACGGCGTGGACCTCGCGCGCTTCGCGTTCACCGACGGCGTGGAACGCGAGGGCCGCGCGCCGCAGGTGGTGCAGATCGGCCGGTACGCGGCAGTGAAGAATCAACTGCTGACGGTGCGGGCCTTCAGCGAAGTACTCAAGCAGGAGAAAGAGGCGCGGCTCGTGTTGTACGGCGTGATCGAAGATCCTGACTATCAGCGCGCGGTTATCGCGCTGGCGAAGACGCTGGGCATCGCCGAGCGCGTCGCGGTGGCGGGTCCGCGCACCGATGTCGCCACTGTGCTGTCGGAGTCGAACGTGTTCGTCATGCCGTCGCAATCCGAGGCGCACAGCGTGGCTTTTCTCGAGGCGCTGGCTTCCGGCGTGCCGATCGTGGCGAGCAAGATTCCGGCCTTCGCTTTCGCGAGCGGATTTCCGGGTGTGCAACTGGTCGATACCGGCAATGTGCAGTGCTATGCTGAGGCGGTGATCGTTGCATTAGGGCAAGCGCGGGCGGAGCGCTCGCTGGTCGGCTTGACGCTTAGAGATACCGCTGACCGCTATCGCGCGATCGCGCGTCAGGTGAGTCTGGCGGTGTCGGCGCGCTAA